Proteins encoded within one genomic window of Akkermansiaceae bacterium:
- a CDS encoding sulfatase yields the protein MSVTRALTLAAAFLCTLLPATAQPESKRPNILVIIGDDCTYSDLSFHGGENARTPHLDRLASQGMVFERAYLSMAMCAPSRSELYTGRFPLRNGCAWNHAPCREGTRSITHHLGERGYRVGLAGKSHVKPASVFAFEDVPGFDGNCVRNPTRPHDLAGVRSFATRDANQPFCLVVALTEPHVPWVMGDASAYPPASIKLPPNLADTPRTREAFSSYLAEITYMDGQIGELLRLLDDNGLAENTLVLFTSEQGSQFPGNKWTNWDSGLHTSLVARLPGTIAAGSRTSAVVQYADVVPTLIDLAGAKPDNAAFDGTSFLPVLKGTAARHRDHAYGLHNNYPEGPPYPIRSITDGDWRYIRNLRPDRTYIEKHLMGLENNYWGSWLAHSSEHPAILHLVERYLNRPAEELYHTSADRSELTNLAADPAHAETKARLSAALDRHLADQLDPGAALDTPEAFKATESGKPAFPGKP from the coding sequence ATGTCCGTCACCCGCGCCCTTACCCTGGCCGCAGCATTCCTCTGCACCCTTCTGCCCGCCACCGCGCAGCCGGAGTCAAAACGGCCCAACATCCTCGTCATCATCGGGGATGACTGCACCTACAGCGACCTTTCCTTCCACGGCGGGGAAAACGCGCGCACGCCCCATCTCGACCGGCTCGCCAGCCAGGGCATGGTCTTCGAGCGCGCCTACCTCAGCATGGCCATGTGCGCCCCCAGCCGCTCCGAACTCTACACCGGCCGGTTCCCGCTGCGCAACGGCTGCGCCTGGAACCACGCACCCTGCCGGGAAGGCACCCGCAGCATCACCCACCACCTCGGGGAACGTGGATACCGTGTCGGCCTCGCCGGAAAGAGCCACGTGAAACCCGCATCCGTCTTCGCCTTTGAGGATGTCCCGGGCTTCGACGGAAACTGCGTCCGCAATCCCACCCGCCCGCACGACCTTGCCGGCGTCCGGAGCTTCGCCACGCGGGATGCCAACCAACCGTTCTGCTTGGTCGTCGCCCTCACGGAACCCCACGTCCCGTGGGTCATGGGGGATGCCTCCGCGTATCCGCCAGCCTCCATCAAACTCCCGCCCAACCTCGCGGACACACCGCGCACGCGCGAAGCTTTCTCCAGCTACCTGGCGGAGATCACCTACATGGACGGCCAGATCGGTGAACTCCTGCGCCTGCTGGATGACAACGGCCTGGCGGAAAACACCCTCGTCCTCTTCACCAGCGAGCAAGGTTCCCAGTTCCCCGGCAACAAGTGGACGAACTGGGACAGCGGACTCCATACCTCCCTCGTCGCCCGCCTGCCCGGCACCATCGCCGCGGGAAGCCGCACCTCCGCCGTCGTCCAGTATGCCGATGTCGTGCCCACCCTGATCGATCTCGCCGGAGCGAAGCCGGACAACGCCGCCTTTGACGGCACCAGCTTCCTCCCCGTCCTGAAAGGCACCGCCGCCCGCCACCGCGACCACGCCTACGGCCTCCACAACAACTACCCGGAAGGCCCGCCCTACCCGATCCGCAGCATCACCGATGGCGACTGGCGCTACATCCGCAACCTCAGGCCGGACCGCACCTATATCGAGAAACACCTCATGGGCCTCGAGAACAACTACTGGGGTTCCTGGCTCGCCCACAGTTCGGAACACCCCGCCATCCTCCACCTCGTCGAGCGCTACCTCAACCGCCCCGCCGAGGAACTCTACCACACCTCCGCAGACCGCTCCGAACTCACCAACCTCGCGGCCGATCCCGCCCACGCGGAAACCAAGGCCCGGCTCTCCGCCGCACTGGATCGGCACCTCGCGGACCAGCTCGACCCCGGCGCAGCCCTGGACACGCCGGAAGCGTTCAAGGCCACCGAAAGCGGAAAGCCCGCCTTTCCGGGGAAGCCGTGA
- a CDS encoding VOC family protein, producing the protein MSTISKHIIQPYLMFGGRCEEAVEFYRSELGAQVEAMMRFEESPEPPPEGMLPDGYGKKIMHAAFRIGDSLLMASDGCGEVDKISGISLSLTLPDEAAVDRAFAALSNGGKVTMPLGETFWSPRFGMLEDKFGVSWMVGVWTPCGES; encoded by the coding sequence ATGAGCACGATATCCAAACATATCATCCAACCCTATTTGATGTTCGGCGGCAGGTGTGAAGAAGCGGTGGAATTTTACCGCAGCGAACTTGGCGCGCAGGTCGAGGCCATGATGCGCTTCGAGGAAAGCCCGGAGCCTCCGCCGGAAGGAATGCTGCCCGACGGCTACGGAAAAAAGATCATGCACGCCGCGTTCCGCATCGGGGACTCCCTCCTGATGGCGTCGGACGGTTGCGGGGAGGTGGACAAGATCAGCGGTATCTCCCTTTCCCTCACCCTGCCGGATGAAGCGGCCGTGGACCGTGCCTTCGCCGCCCTTTCCAACGGAGGGAAAGTCACCATGCCACTGGGGGAAACCTTCTGGTCGCCCCGCTTCGGGATGCTGGAGGACAAGTTTGGCGTGAGCTGGATGGTGGGCGTCTGGACTCCGTGCGGGGAATCCTGA
- a CDS encoding aldo/keto reductase — translation MTTRRKFLTTAMLASAAATAGSTAAEKKSAEGKHYRTPVKIGMGGVALGNGFAVTPDAQADETMAAAWEAGVRFFDTSPWYGLGLSERRFGHFLDGQKRDEFVLSTKIGRLMTPDENFRHGMWKGHLGFNYKYDYTAAGTRRSIEDSLQRMGLSSIDIVFIHDLSPDNGDMKEKWTEYFDIAAKGAMPELTKMRDEGIIKAWGFGVNRPQPILKALEVSDPDIFLAATQYSLMKHEDALENLFPACNDHGVSLVIGAPLNAGFLAGLDRYDYGGKIPEGFKEKREKMMKVAKNYDTDLRTAALQFTAAPSVVSATIPGARTPKQVEENMASMKAKIPPEFWEVLKKEKLISANAPVPG, via the coding sequence ATGACGACACGCAGGAAATTCCTCACCACAGCCATGCTCGCCTCCGCGGCGGCGACCGCAGGGTCCACCGCGGCGGAAAAGAAATCCGCGGAAGGAAAGCACTACCGCACGCCGGTGAAGATCGGCATGGGCGGCGTGGCGCTCGGCAACGGATTCGCCGTCACTCCGGACGCGCAGGCGGATGAAACGATGGCAGCCGCCTGGGAAGCGGGCGTCCGCTTTTTCGATACCTCGCCGTGGTATGGCCTTGGCCTGAGCGAGCGCCGCTTCGGCCACTTTCTGGATGGGCAGAAGAGGGACGAGTTCGTGCTTTCCACGAAGATCGGCCGACTGATGACCCCTGACGAGAACTTCAGGCACGGGATGTGGAAAGGCCACCTCGGCTTCAACTACAAATACGACTACACCGCCGCGGGCACCCGGCGCTCGATCGAGGACAGCCTCCAGCGGATGGGCCTGTCCTCCATCGACATCGTCTTCATCCACGACCTTTCCCCGGACAACGGCGACATGAAGGAAAAGTGGACGGAGTACTTCGACATCGCCGCCAAGGGGGCGATGCCGGAACTGACGAAGATGCGGGACGAGGGCATCATCAAGGCATGGGGCTTCGGCGTGAACCGCCCGCAACCGATCCTGAAAGCGCTGGAGGTTTCCGATCCGGACATCTTCCTCGCAGCCACCCAATATTCATTGATGAAGCACGAGGACGCCTTGGAAAATCTCTTCCCCGCGTGCAACGATCACGGCGTTTCATTGGTCATCGGTGCACCGCTCAATGCCGGATTCCTTGCCGGGCTGGACCGCTACGACTACGGCGGAAAAATCCCCGAAGGCTTCAAGGAGAAGCGGGAGAAAATGATGAAGGTGGCGAAAAATTACGACACCGACCTGCGCACCGCCGCCCTCCAGTTCACCGCGGCCCCGTCCGTCGTCTCCGCCACCATCCCCGGCGCACGCACGCCGAAGCAGGTGGAGGAAAACATGGCATCGATGAAAGCAAAGATCCCGCCGGAGTTCTGGGAAGTCCTGAAAAAGGAAAAGCTGATCTCCGCGAACGCACCGGTCCCGGGCTGA
- a CDS encoding benzoate/H(+) symporter BenE family transporter gives MTKDFSFSSLIAGFVAVLVGFTSSVALIFQAAHHLSATPEQTASWLWALGIGIGVGSVGLSLATRQPVMIAWSTAGAGVIASAAAEGGITMPDAIGAFVVSALLITLCGVTGWFEKIMNRLPVPLAAALLAGVLARFALDAFAAVPSNPWLVLVMFAAYLAGRIGWPRYNVPVMLLAGIAVAMMQGLFHVGSVKWGITTPVWVTPHFSMKAVVGIAIPLFVVTMASQNLPGVSIFLAHGYKPPVSRIIGWSGFTNLLVAPFGGYALNLAAITAAFCLGPEAHPDPRRRYPAAMFAGLFYALIGVFGATIVALFNAFPRELILAIAGFGLLGTITNGLTVALKEERFREASIVTFFVTLSGVMLLGISSAFWGMIAGAVVLLLRPKAAH, from the coding sequence ATGACCAAAGACTTTTCCTTTTCATCCCTCATCGCCGGCTTCGTGGCGGTCCTGGTGGGCTTCACGAGTTCGGTCGCGCTGATCTTCCAGGCGGCGCATCATCTGTCCGCGACACCGGAACAGACGGCGTCATGGCTGTGGGCGCTGGGCATTGGTATCGGTGTGGGCAGTGTCGGCCTTTCATTGGCCACACGGCAGCCGGTGATGATCGCATGGTCCACCGCCGGGGCGGGCGTCATCGCATCCGCGGCGGCGGAAGGTGGCATCACCATGCCGGATGCGATCGGCGCGTTCGTGGTGAGCGCTCTTCTGATCACGCTCTGCGGGGTCACGGGATGGTTCGAAAAAATCATGAACCGGCTGCCCGTGCCTTTGGCGGCCGCACTGCTGGCGGGAGTGCTTGCGAGGTTCGCGTTGGATGCGTTCGCGGCGGTACCGTCGAATCCGTGGTTGGTGCTGGTGATGTTCGCCGCGTATCTGGCCGGCCGGATCGGGTGGCCGCGCTACAACGTGCCGGTGATGCTGCTGGCAGGCATCGCGGTGGCGATGATGCAGGGGTTGTTCCATGTCGGCAGCGTGAAGTGGGGGATTACCACGCCGGTGTGGGTGACGCCCCATTTCAGCATGAAGGCCGTGGTGGGGATCGCCATTCCGTTGTTTGTGGTGACGATGGCTTCGCAGAATCTTCCCGGCGTCTCGATCTTCCTGGCGCACGGCTACAAGCCGCCTGTTTCCCGCATCATCGGGTGGAGTGGCTTCACCAATCTGCTGGTGGCGCCGTTCGGCGGCTATGCGCTCAATCTGGCGGCCATCACCGCCGCGTTCTGCCTGGGTCCGGAGGCTCACCCGGATCCCCGCAGGCGATATCCCGCGGCGATGTTCGCGGGCTTGTTCTATGCGCTGATCGGTGTGTTCGGTGCCACGATCGTCGCCCTTTTCAACGCTTTTCCGCGTGAATTGATCCTCGCCATCGCAGGCTTCGGGTTGCTGGGGACGATCACCAATGGCCTGACCGTCGCGCTGAAAGAGGAACGCTTCCGTGAGGCTTCCATCGTCACGTTTTTCGTCACGCTTTCCGGTGTGATGTTGCTGGGCATCAGCTCCGCATTCTGGGGCATGATCGCGGGAGCGGTGGTGTTGTTGCTGAGGCCGAAAGCAGCCCATTGA
- a CDS encoding PEP-CTERM sorting domain-containing protein — MYLKNPSPAFSRSGSGLLTSCLLLGAAPWCDAAIIANYEFTGGVLTSSDLDLDTTASDFTGTPAPTTAVTNRLTYAAANAPTTWSTSTGFASFTLTPGSSPLSLASLSFDYGFNNIATGGNYTVRVFSSVTGFTDLSQSLYTFTNDDGSNSGNYAVTPTNRVITLSSLPAFQNISTPVEFRFYFTDGHTGATRYHLLDNVVLNAVPEPSHAMLCLAGAGAFMVRRRRR; from the coding sequence ATGTACTTGAAAAACCCCTCCCCCGCTTTTTCCCGATCAGGTTCCGGGCTGCTCACATCCTGCCTGCTCCTTGGCGCAGCGCCGTGGTGCGACGCCGCCATCATCGCTAACTATGAATTCACCGGAGGGGTGCTCACTTCCTCAGATCTGGACCTTGACACCACGGCATCCGACTTCACCGGCACGCCCGCTCCCACCACGGCGGTGACCAATCGTCTGACCTACGCGGCCGCAAACGCGCCCACGACATGGAGCACGTCCACCGGCTTTGCCTCATTCACCCTCACACCCGGATCCTCCCCCCTCAGCTTGGCCAGCCTTTCCTTCGATTATGGCTTCAATAACATCGCCACGGGCGGAAACTACACCGTGCGCGTGTTCAGCAGCGTGACGGGATTCACCGATCTCTCCCAGTCACTCTACACATTCACCAACGACGACGGTTCGAATTCCGGCAACTACGCCGTCACCCCCACCAACCGCGTCATTACCCTCTCCAGCCTGCCCGCATTCCAGAATATCTCCACACCCGTGGAGTTCCGCTTTTATTTCACCGATGGTCACACAGGAGCCACCCGTTACCACTTGTTGGACAACGTGGTGCTCAACGCGGTCCCGGAGCCGTCCCACGCCATGCTCTGCCTCGCCGGAGCGGGGGCATTCATGGTCCGCCGCCGGAGGCGCTGA
- a CDS encoding endo alpha-1,4 polygalactosaminidase has protein sequence MIRPLLCCIFGGLLAAQPLRAAPCSFAYVLQADSFAPDKADAVLQLAASGRDWIVLDSRFSSETAWEHADLDEIRAGKKGRKVIAYISIGEAEDYRSYWDEKWNRGAKPSWLLGENPHWKGNYRVAYWHPEWQAIMLKVVDEAMATGFDGVYLDIVDGFEAFEKDGARFIDDRPNPATRQSYRRDMVDWVKRVAAQARAKNTVALVIPQNGSQLLAHPDFVAAISGVGIEDLFTEDDRKQPASHSDYVLGFLKVLEETGKPVLVIEYPKREKSISYARESNQRQKFTWLFTDRDLETLGTSGR, from the coding sequence GTGATCAGGCCCCTCCTTTGCTGCATTTTCGGCGGCTTGCTGGCGGCCCAGCCATTGCGGGCCGCGCCTTGCTCCTTCGCCTATGTCCTGCAAGCGGATTCCTTCGCGCCGGACAAGGCCGACGCCGTCCTGCAACTGGCGGCGTCCGGGAGGGATTGGATCGTCCTCGACAGCCGTTTTAGCAGTGAAACCGCGTGGGAACACGCGGACCTCGATGAGATCCGCGCGGGGAAAAAGGGCAGGAAAGTGATCGCCTATATCTCCATCGGCGAGGCGGAGGACTACCGGTCCTACTGGGATGAAAAATGGAATCGCGGGGCAAAACCCTCATGGCTGTTGGGCGAAAATCCCCACTGGAAAGGCAACTACCGCGTCGCCTACTGGCATCCGGAATGGCAGGCGATCATGCTCAAGGTCGTGGACGAGGCGATGGCCACCGGCTTCGATGGCGTCTATCTCGACATCGTGGACGGCTTCGAAGCCTTCGAGAAAGACGGCGCGCGTTTCATCGACGACAGGCCGAATCCCGCCACCCGCCAGTCGTACCGCAGGGACATGGTGGACTGGGTGAAGCGCGTGGCGGCACAGGCCAGGGCGAAAAATACCGTCGCGCTGGTCATCCCGCAGAATGGTTCCCAGTTGCTCGCCCATCCCGACTTTGTCGCGGCGATCAGCGGCGTCGGCATCGAGGATCTGTTCACGGAGGACGACCGCAAGCAACCCGCGAGCCACAGCGACTATGTGCTGGGCTTCCTCAAGGTGTTGGAGGAAACCGGCAAGCCCGTCCTGGTGATCGAGTATCCCAAGCGTGAGAAGTCCATCTCCTACGCCCGGGAGTCGAACCAGCGCCAGAAGTTCACCTGGCTGTTCACGGACCGCGACCTGGAGACGCTGGGCACCTCCGGTCGCTGA
- a CDS encoding sulfatase, with product MKSGKFLLSLFLFPWIAPLHAAPPNIVIIFADDMGYGDPGCYGSVKNRTPNLDRLAAEGMRSERFYVAQPVCSASRAALMTGCYPSRVGIQGALGPKAKTGLNPEETTIAEVVKRKGYATAAVGKWHLGDTSPMLPLDQGFDHYLGLPYSNDMWPLHPEANKRRAAFPPLPLLEDRGVKIPEVTAEEQKQLTTWYTERAVEFIRGNKEKPFFLYVAHSMPHVPLFTSGRSKSPEGAYADVIEEIDWSVGEVMGALKETGADGNTLVIFTSDNGPWLNYGDHSGVATPLREGKGTVWEGGVRVPFIARYPGTIPAGTVGREPMMTIDLLPTIAGLVGADLPARKIDGLDVLPLLTGKEGAESPHDAYFFYYKQNELQAVMSGDWKLYLPHQYRTLGGKPGGTDGKPVPYEQRKITNPQLYNVAMDISEEKDVAAGNPEVVARLLTLADKARKDLGDSLTGTRGEGVRPPGKVE from the coding sequence ATGAAATCCGGAAAATTCCTGCTGTCGCTGTTCCTTTTCCCGTGGATCGCTCCACTGCATGCGGCCCCGCCGAACATCGTGATCATCTTTGCGGACGATATGGGTTACGGGGATCCCGGCTGCTATGGATCGGTGAAAAACCGCACGCCGAACCTCGACCGGCTCGCGGCGGAGGGCATGCGGTCGGAGCGCTTTTATGTGGCGCAGCCGGTCTGCTCCGCGTCGCGGGCGGCGCTGATGACCGGATGCTATCCCAGCCGGGTGGGGATCCAGGGTGCCCTGGGGCCGAAGGCGAAGACCGGGCTGAATCCGGAGGAAACCACCATCGCGGAGGTGGTGAAGCGGAAGGGCTACGCGACCGCTGCGGTGGGCAAGTGGCATCTGGGGGATACGTCTCCCATGTTGCCGCTGGACCAGGGATTCGACCACTATCTGGGGCTGCCCTACTCGAATGACATGTGGCCGCTCCATCCGGAGGCGAACAAACGGCGGGCGGCGTTTCCTCCGCTGCCGCTGCTGGAAGACCGCGGCGTGAAGATTCCGGAAGTGACGGCGGAGGAGCAGAAGCAACTGACCACCTGGTACACGGAGCGCGCGGTGGAATTCATCCGCGGGAACAAGGAGAAGCCGTTCTTCCTCTACGTCGCCCACAGCATGCCGCACGTGCCGCTTTTCACCAGCGGGCGGAGCAAGTCGCCGGAAGGGGCCTATGCCGATGTGATCGAGGAGATCGACTGGTCGGTGGGGGAGGTCATGGGCGCGCTGAAGGAAACGGGAGCGGACGGGAACACGCTGGTCATTTTCACTTCGGACAACGGACCGTGGCTGAACTATGGGGACCACTCCGGAGTGGCCACGCCGCTGAGGGAGGGCAAAGGAACCGTGTGGGAGGGCGGCGTGCGGGTGCCCTTCATCGCCCGTTATCCCGGAACGATTCCGGCGGGAACGGTGGGCCGTGAGCCGATGATGACGATCGACCTGCTGCCGACCATCGCCGGTCTGGTCGGGGCGGATCTTCCCGCACGGAAGATCGACGGGCTGGATGTCCTGCCGCTGCTCACCGGCAAGGAAGGGGCGGAGAGTCCCCACGATGCCTATTTCTTCTACTACAAGCAGAACGAACTGCAGGCGGTGATGAGCGGGGACTGGAAACTCTACCTGCCCCACCAGTACCGCACCCTCGGCGGAAAGCCGGGCGGCACGGACGGGAAGCCAGTGCCGTATGAACAGCGGAAGATCACCAACCCCCAGCTCTACAACGTCGCCATGGACATCAGTGAGGAGAAGGATGTGGCCGCGGGGAATCCCGAGGTGGTGGCACGGTTGCTCACCCTCGCGGATAAGGCGCGCAAGGATCTGGGCGATTCGCTCACAGGAACCCGGGGCGAAGGTGTCCGGCCGCCGGGAAAGGTGGAGTGA
- a CDS encoding discoidin domain-containing protein, with protein sequence MKPIPILLLAAALPCSAQTNHALGKPVIADSVRAGYPAANAVDGVLSDPSRWLADAASGGHWLEIDLGAAITLRQAHIYSGYQNEAGSPITSFSLQRWDGTAWQSIPGAAIQPNRSMGTVFQFDSPITTTKVRLVVADTTIIRVREIALWENPTPLFTGMVGDNLPIWHPAYANLALGKPAAAHASVNSGVANFAVDGEAGDNSRLVAQPPSSPAGPLHVEVDLTFPASVAEAHVYSGASSGSADAAFHLEAENDGTWTTIPGSVVTGNTSQSVRVTFTAPVTTRRIRYVPDGLGTTGFTRLRELTLWETTQVPLNLGLFIGGPTLLNPATPVALNQIGFQKGAPKRFTAITCPDGTPFHVTPATSAEPLFSGTIQGNLGDFSSFDPASPGPYVVRLAPAENAPGTSDPFLILDDLIGTKYLPPAIHFMNDARSAIGTHPSAFGGAPWRDGAYYSFEIPSLVHLLLTRRDVVVALPLEIDWEAEKATILSPAFDGIYKELTASTGFLPAIRRYYQNYEAPRSNAPDLVKILHFGMGVTLERPATKDWSGDERPEQIHSQTVEWAAWILYSWPVLREWLPQSFYVKVRDFAFAEWGRSSGLGTTTRTDDDPSSLEIDPLWLPSTYGTVDKSPFKGRHPPAHSIWPNLLMYQVALREGRPDAAIYLQAAKTQTQWLIDNLDWNDPRTTKGHRMSENKTMPGLAYFLRTYPSEAPAGLAAKIEQWADIMISRSANGYDFRRYDATEWSIPALNQKWNEPGNLAGFPACALAAASTLSHTPEKQQRLREISWAAIDCLFGRNPLRAASPGRPVTLADGKPGGFPDVERGWPQLYTGQAAYLESARGALCSGPGSEHFPNNPDAALRHPEPWTNFNAAWNLSLAYMAADLDGTWDTHRIPQPYTGGAGEDENGDMIPDLIHHASVGLHRPFLSPTLLSGPALDLLHNLQAYDTTLTVEWTTTLRSDDWHPATFSEAADILHNDGTLTRRWILPAGEPKLFYRLKATR encoded by the coding sequence ATGAAACCCATCCCCATCCTCCTTCTCGCGGCCGCCCTGCCGTGTTCCGCGCAGACGAACCATGCGCTCGGAAAGCCGGTGATCGCCGACTCCGTGCGGGCGGGCTACCCTGCGGCCAACGCGGTGGATGGCGTGCTCAGCGATCCATCCCGCTGGCTGGCGGATGCGGCCTCCGGAGGTCATTGGCTGGAGATCGACCTGGGGGCCGCCATCACCTTGCGGCAGGCCCACATTTACTCGGGCTACCAGAACGAGGCGGGCAGCCCGATCACCTCATTTTCTCTACAGCGCTGGGACGGCACCGCCTGGCAGAGCATCCCCGGAGCCGCCATCCAGCCGAACCGCTCGATGGGGACGGTGTTCCAGTTCGACTCCCCCATCACCACCACGAAGGTCCGTCTGGTGGTCGCGGATACCACCATCATCCGCGTCCGCGAGATCGCCCTCTGGGAAAATCCCACGCCGCTGTTCACCGGCATGGTCGGGGACAACCTGCCCATCTGGCACCCGGCCTACGCGAATCTCGCGCTGGGGAAACCTGCGGCAGCCCACGCTTCCGTGAACTCCGGCGTCGCCAACTTTGCCGTCGATGGGGAGGCGGGTGACAACTCGCGGCTCGTCGCCCAGCCCCCCTCCTCCCCTGCCGGGCCTCTTCATGTGGAGGTGGATCTGACCTTCCCCGCATCGGTCGCGGAGGCGCATGTCTACAGTGGCGCGTCCTCCGGTTCCGCGGATGCCGCCTTCCACCTGGAGGCGGAGAACGATGGAACCTGGACCACCATCCCCGGCAGCGTGGTGACGGGAAACACCAGCCAGTCGGTGCGGGTCACTTTCACCGCTCCGGTGACCACCCGGCGCATCCGCTACGTCCCGGACGGGCTGGGTACCACTGGCTTCACCCGGCTGCGGGAGCTGACGCTATGGGAAACCACCCAGGTGCCCCTGAACCTCGGACTCTTCATCGGGGGACCCACGTTGTTGAACCCCGCCACTCCGGTCGCCCTCAACCAGATCGGCTTCCAGAAAGGCGCGCCGAAGCGTTTCACCGCCATCACCTGCCCCGACGGAACGCCTTTCCACGTCACCCCGGCCACCTCCGCGGAACCGCTGTTCTCCGGAACCATCCAGGGCAATCTCGGAGACTTCAGCAGCTTCGATCCCGCATCACCGGGTCCCTACGTGGTGCGGCTGGCACCGGCGGAAAATGCGCCCGGCACCAGCGATCCTTTCCTCATTCTGGACGATCTCATCGGCACGAAATATCTGCCACCAGCCATCCATTTCATGAACGACGCGCGGAGCGCGATCGGCACCCACCCGAGCGCATTCGGCGGTGCACCGTGGCGGGATGGGGCCTACTATTCGTTCGAGATCCCCTCCCTCGTCCACCTGCTCCTCACCCGGCGGGACGTGGTGGTGGCGCTGCCACTCGAAATCGACTGGGAGGCGGAGAAAGCGACGATCCTGTCGCCCGCCTTTGACGGCATCTACAAGGAGCTGACCGCCAGCACCGGCTTTCTCCCGGCCATCCGCCGCTACTACCAGAACTACGAGGCTCCCCGTAGCAACGCTCCGGATCTGGTGAAAATCCTGCATTTCGGCATGGGCGTGACGCTCGAACGTCCGGCGACGAAAGACTGGTCGGGGGACGAGCGGCCGGAGCAGATCCATTCCCAGACCGTGGAATGGGCGGCATGGATCCTCTACTCCTGGCCCGTTCTCCGCGAATGGCTTCCGCAGTCCTTTTACGTCAAAGTCCGCGACTTCGCCTTTGCCGAGTGGGGGAGATCCTCCGGCCTGGGCACCACCACCCGGACGGATGATGATCCGTCATCACTGGAGATCGACCCGCTCTGGCTCCCGTCCACGTACGGCACCGTGGACAAAAGCCCGTTCAAGGGCCGCCATCCCCCGGCCCATTCGATCTGGCCGAATCTCCTCATGTACCAGGTCGCCCTCCGGGAGGGTCGTCCGGATGCCGCGATCTATCTCCAGGCTGCGAAAACCCAGACCCAGTGGCTGATCGACAACCTCGACTGGAACGATCCCCGGACGACCAAGGGCCACCGCATGTCCGAGAACAAGACCATGCCGGGGCTGGCCTACTTCCTCAGGACTTATCCCAGCGAAGCGCCCGCCGGCCTCGCGGCGAAGATCGAGCAATGGGCGGACATCATGATCTCCCGCTCCGCCAATGGATATGACTTCCGCCGCTATGATGCCACCGAGTGGTCGATCCCCGCACTGAACCAGAAATGGAACGAACCGGGAAACCTCGCCGGCTTTCCCGCGTGCGCTCTCGCCGCCGCCTCCACGCTCTCACACACACCGGAAAAGCAGCAACGTCTGCGGGAAATTTCATGGGCGGCCATCGACTGCCTCTTTGGCAGAAATCCATTGCGGGCCGCCTCCCCCGGCAGACCCGTCACCCTCGCGGATGGCAAGCCCGGCGGCTTTCCGGATGTGGAGCGCGGGTGGCCGCAGCTCTACACCGGACAGGCCGCCTATCTGGAAAGCGCGCGCGGTGCCCTCTGCTCCGGCCCCGGCAGCGAACACTTCCCCAACAACCCTGACGCAGCCCTCCGCCATCCGGAGCCATGGACCAACTTCAACGCCGCGTGGAACCTTTCCCTCGCCTACATGGCGGCGGATCTGGATGGAACATGGGACACCCACCGGATTCCCCAGCCCTACACGGGTGGCGCGGGTGAAGATGAAAACGGCGACATGATCCCGGACCTGATCCACCACGCCTCCGTGGGGCTGCACCGGCCTTTTCTCAGTCCCACCCTCCTTTCCGGCCCCGCACTCGATCTCCTTCACAACCTCCAGGCCTACGACACGACATTGACCGTCGAATGGACCACCACCCTGCGGTCCGACGACTGGCATCCAGCGACCTTCAGCGAAGCCGCGGACATCCTCCACAACGACGGCACCCTCACCCGCCGCTGGATCCTCCCTGCGGGTGAGCCGAAACTTTTCTACCGGCTCAAGGCCACCCGCTGA